From one Aulosira sp. FACHB-615 genomic stretch:
- a CDS encoding helix-turn-helix domain-containing protein — MSNYSSKYQGLENYDLQDSKFLTPFQRKALLKNLQSNLQPEYLRRIEIMLLADMGKSQTQICEIVGCSQEMARYWIGIAEAGLAHKWNERPIGRPKIVNAQYIDRLKELVSHSPRDYGYAFTYWTAQWLSKHLANELGISISDRHVNRLLKQMGLSTKPKSSNQQKTEETKDNNITIGDLQTHSEPTFPWSFNLMQTNQ, encoded by the coding sequence ATGTCAAACTATTCTAGCAAATACCAAGGTTTGGAAAATTACGATCTGCAAGATAGTAAGTTTTTGACACCTTTTCAAAGAAAAGCTTTGTTGAAAAATTTGCAAAGTAATTTACAGCCAGAATATCTCCGCAGAATTGAAATTATGTTGCTGGCGGATATGGGTAAATCTCAAACTCAAATATGTGAGATTGTGGGTTGTTCTCAAGAAATGGCACGTTACTGGATTGGTATAGCAGAAGCAGGTTTAGCGCATAAATGGAATGAGCGACCAATTGGGAGACCAAAAATTGTGAATGCTCAATATATTGACAGATTGAAAGAATTGGTAAGTCATAGTCCGCGTGATTATGGCTACGCATTTACTTATTGGACAGCCCAATGGTTAAGCAAACATTTAGCAAATGAATTGGGTATTTCGATTAGCGATCGCCATGTCAATCGTCTACTCAAACAAATGGGACTTTCGACTAAACCAAAAAGTTCCAACCAACAAAAAACAGAAGAGACAAAAGATAACAATATTACCATTGGTGACTTGCAAACTCACAGTGAGCCGACTTTTCCTTGGTCATTTAATTTAATGCAGACGAATCAATAA
- a CDS encoding ABC transporter transmembrane domain-containing protein translates to MPLGFSQEQLAQQITHTLGETLSSQDMERCLTEVQIVEPPVAKQFWQATTANPGIYIIVAGKVRLLDNANNLITTLTTGGAFGESTLFPEEEFCSYVARASVNLKLGYLPEALLQAMMQKYSSMSDRLQKRAELWNLLLLCCQSAPITLNGSVEEMLQALSLFRRHNLDTGAPPAKLFQDTRLWLLRRGKLLHADGRILTSGNIYIYPQEGSWQATQPTIVYSLHNADWQTAVAYWPQLADLAGVGSGEVGRGQWFGFAHQPGAEGRGEDIVPHLPVPHPSPKPKKLRQAYFPNPTVRATHVWGRLTKRYPFFEQQSAADCGAACLVMVSRYWGKRLSINRLRELANVSRGGASLRGLTAAAESVGFATRPVKASLDKLAQQTLPAIAHWEGKHYVVVYEITKKRVIIGDPAIGQRNLTVSEFKAGWTGYALLLQPTTLLKEAEEENLQFWQFFDLVKPHWRVLLEVFIASVFIQVFGLVTPLFTQLLLDRVIVQGSSLTLNAVGLGLLIFGLFRVAINGLRQYLLDHTANRISLSLLVGFIKHTFRLPLAFFESRYVGDIVSRVQENQKIQRFLTGEALSITLDLLTVFIYVGLMFWYSPSMALLSLCIVPPFMLLALVATPFLRRISREVFTATASENSYLIQSLTGIRSIRSMSIEQTVRWHWEELLNNLIKKTFSGQIVGNQLQIFSATIETVVSTGLLWFGASLVIQNQLTIGQLVAFNMLLGNIIRPFQRLVVLWNQVQEVMIATERINDVLEAEPEEDLQHHPRQTLPRLQGHIKFENVTFRYHPDSDINVLENLSFEINPQQTVAVVGRSGSGKTTLSKLILGLYPPTDGKVLIDAHDVTSISLRSLRSQIGVVDQDTFLFGGTIRENISIAHPEAHLEEIIQAARLAGADDFIKQLPMGYETQIGEGGGMLSGGQRQRIAIARALLGNPRLLLLDEATSHLDAESERIIQNNLTTILKGRTSLIIAHRLSTVRHADLILVLDRGLLVESGTHDELIARKGHYFYLNQQQLAQT, encoded by the coding sequence ATGCCATTAGGATTTTCTCAAGAACAGTTAGCACAACAAATTACTCATACTTTGGGCGAGACATTATCTAGTCAAGATATGGAAAGATGCTTGACGGAAGTGCAAATTGTCGAACCACCTGTTGCTAAACAATTTTGGCAAGCAACAACGGCAAATCCGGGGATTTATATTATTGTCGCCGGGAAAGTGAGACTGTTGGATAATGCCAATAACTTAATCACTACCCTGACAACTGGGGGTGCATTTGGTGAATCAACGTTGTTTCCTGAAGAAGAGTTTTGTTCTTACGTGGCGAGGGCTTCTGTTAACCTGAAATTGGGCTATTTACCGGAAGCACTGTTGCAGGCGATGATGCAAAAATATTCTAGTATGAGCGATCGCCTGCAAAAAAGAGCAGAACTTTGGAATTTACTCTTATTATGTTGCCAAAGTGCGCCCATTACCCTCAATGGCTCTGTGGAAGAGATGCTTCAGGCTTTATCTCTCTTCCGGCGACACAATTTAGATACTGGCGCACCTCCAGCCAAATTATTTCAAGATACTAGACTTTGGCTATTGCGTCGCGGCAAATTACTCCACGCTGACGGACGGATATTAACATCCGGCAACATCTATATATATCCCCAAGAAGGCAGTTGGCAAGCTACACAACCAACTATTGTCTATAGTCTACATAATGCTGATTGGCAAACGGCGGTGGCGTATTGGCCGCAGTTGGCTGATTTGGCGGGAGTGGGGAGTGGAGAGGTAGGCAGGGGGCAGTGGTTCGGCTTCGCTCACCAACCGGGTGCAGAGGGTAGGGGGGAAGATATTGTTCCTCATCTCCCTGTACCGCATCCATCACCGAAGCCCAAGAAACTGCGTCAAGCTTATTTTCCTAACCCGACGGTGAGGGCAACTCATGTGTGGGGAAGATTGACGAAGCGGTATCCCTTTTTTGAACAACAAAGTGCCGCAGATTGTGGTGCAGCTTGCTTGGTGATGGTGAGTCGCTATTGGGGTAAGCGTTTAAGTATTAATCGACTGCGAGAGTTAGCGAATGTAAGTCGTGGTGGTGCTTCTTTGAGAGGTTTGACAGCCGCCGCCGAGAGTGTGGGCTTTGCGACTCGTCCGGTGAAAGCGAGTTTGGATAAATTAGCACAACAAACCCTACCTGCGATCGCTCATTGGGAAGGTAAACATTATGTCGTTGTTTATGAAATTACCAAAAAAAGGGTAATTATTGGTGATCCGGCGATCGGGCAACGCAATCTGACAGTCAGTGAATTTAAAGCTGGGTGGACTGGTTACGCCTTATTACTCCAACCCACCACCTTACTCAAAGAAGCTGAAGAAGAAAATCTGCAATTTTGGCAGTTTTTTGATTTAGTTAAACCCCATTGGCGCGTGCTGTTAGAAGTGTTCATTGCTTCGGTATTTATTCAAGTATTTGGATTAGTGACACCTTTATTTACGCAACTACTTTTAGATAGAGTCATTGTTCAAGGAAGCAGCCTGACATTAAATGCTGTGGGTTTAGGATTGTTAATTTTTGGATTATTCCGCGTCGCTATTAATGGACTGCGACAATATCTTTTAGACCACACAGCAAATCGCATTAGCTTATCTTTATTGGTAGGTTTTATCAAACATACCTTTCGTTTACCTCTGGCATTTTTTGAATCACGTTACGTTGGTGATATTGTTTCGCGTGTCCAAGAAAATCAAAAAATTCAGCGTTTTTTGACTGGGGAAGCTTTATCAATCACTTTAGATTTACTGACAGTATTTATTTATGTCGGGTTGATGTTTTGGTACAGCCCATCAATGGCGTTACTTAGCTTATGTATTGTCCCGCCGTTTATGCTGTTGGCGCTGGTGGCTACACCATTTCTCCGCCGCATTAGCCGTGAAGTATTTACCGCCACTGCCAGCGAAAACAGTTATTTAATTCAATCTCTCACGGGGATTCGTTCAATTCGGTCGATGTCCATTGAGCAAACAGTTCGTTGGCATTGGGAAGAACTGTTGAATAATTTGATTAAAAAGACATTTAGTGGGCAAATTGTCGGTAATCAACTGCAAATTTTTAGTGCCACAATTGAAACCGTGGTCAGTACAGGATTACTGTGGTTTGGGGCATCATTAGTAATTCAAAATCAACTAACAATTGGACAATTAGTGGCTTTTAATATGCTTTTGGGTAATATTATTCGCCCTTTTCAAAGATTGGTGGTGTTGTGGAATCAAGTACAGGAAGTAATGATTGCGACTGAGCGCATTAATGATGTTTTAGAAGCCGAACCAGAAGAAGATTTACAACACCATCCCCGGCAGACTTTACCCAGATTGCAAGGACATATTAAGTTTGAAAATGTCACCTTTCGCTATCATCCAGACAGTGATATTAATGTCTTAGAAAATCTGAGTTTTGAAATTAACCCCCAACAAACCGTAGCTGTAGTAGGGCGGAGTGGTTCGGGCAAAACCACCTTATCTAAATTGATTTTGGGGCTATATCCGCCGACAGATGGTAAAGTTTTAATTGACGCTCACGATGTGACTAGTATATCTTTGCGATCGCTGCGTTCTCAAATTGGCGTTGTTGACCAAGACACCTTTTTATTTGGCGGCACAATCCGCGAAAATATCAGCATTGCTCACCCCGAAGCTCACTTAGAAGAAATTATCCAAGCGGCGCGTTTAGCAGGTGCAGATGACTTTATTAAACAGTTACCAATGGGTTACGAAACTCAAATTGGTGAAGGTGGCGGAATGTTATCTGGTGGACAGCGACAAAGAATTGCGATCGCCCGTGCTTTACTCGGCAATCCGCGTTTATTATTATTAGATGAAGCCACCAGTCACCTCGACGCTGAATCTGAACGCATCATTCAAAATAACCTGACAACCATCCTCAAAGGACGCACCAGTTTAATCATTGCTCATCGCCTTTCCACCGTGCGTCACGCAGACTTAATTCTGGTATTAGATCGCGGCTTATTAGTTGAAAGTGGCACTCATGACGAATTAATTGCCAGAAAAGGTCATTATTTTTATCTCAACCAGCAACAACTGGCGCAAACATAG
- a CDS encoding phosphotransferase family protein, which translates to MAFLLSSQNVLEYLLTVGLCNQAEQSLTKIELKPAKNFNLLVTLPDNRQLLVKQERLNREGKTAGEFADEWRVHQFLQTFPEINHLRACCSEAVHFDGENSIIVFNYLSNYRDLADFYLKENVFPIEIAKVMGENLASLHRATIDHPEYEAFLQKTEQVSQLKNPNLNLGLDRITPEIFGLVPSEGLKFFALYQRYDSLGQAIAELSRSYTRYCLTHHDLKLNNLLLSLSWEDAIANNSFSDESIIRLIDWERGAWGDPAHDLGMLISSYLQFWLYSMTTSKSMAIEESLRLATTPLELLQPSIAALMSTYLTQFPEILQRRPDFLERVVQFCGLALITAIQAGLQHDKTFGNIGICMLQVAKSLLCNPQASIKTIFGVEALELLPSSVYQTGLKHKG; encoded by the coding sequence ATGGCATTTTTATTAAGCTCTCAAAATGTATTGGAATACTTGCTTACAGTTGGACTTTGTAATCAAGCAGAACAATCATTAACAAAGATTGAGTTAAAACCGGCGAAAAACTTTAACTTGTTAGTGACTTTACCAGATAATCGGCAACTTTTAGTGAAACAAGAGCGCCTAAATCGAGAAGGAAAAACGGCTGGAGAGTTTGCTGACGAATGGAGAGTGCATCAGTTCTTACAAACTTTTCCAGAAATTAATCATCTTCGTGCTTGTTGTTCAGAAGCAGTGCATTTTGATGGCGAAAATTCCATCATTGTTTTTAATTATTTGAGTAATTATCGAGATTTGGCTGATTTCTATCTCAAAGAGAATGTCTTTCCTATTGAGATTGCAAAAGTGATGGGCGAAAATTTAGCATCACTTCATCGTGCTACAATTGACCATCCAGAATATGAAGCATTCTTGCAAAAAACTGAGCAAGTATCTCAACTCAAAAATCCGAATCTCAATTTAGGACTAGATAGAATTACCCCAGAAATCTTTGGCCTAGTTCCCAGTGAGGGATTGAAATTTTTTGCCCTATATCAACGTTACGATAGTTTGGGGCAGGCGATCGCAGAATTGAGCCGTTCTTACACCCGCTATTGTCTGACTCATCATGACCTGAAGCTGAACAATCTTCTTTTATCTTTAAGTTGGGAAGACGCAATTGCAAACAACTCCTTTTCCGATGAAAGTATCATTCGCTTGATTGACTGGGAACGTGGCGCTTGGGGAGATCCGGCGCATGATTTAGGAATGCTCATTTCCAGCTATTTGCAATTTTGGTTGTATAGTATGACAACTAGTAAGTCGATGGCTATTGAAGAGTCATTACGTCTCGCTACAACACCATTAGAATTACTTCAGCCTTCGATTGCGGCGCTAATGTCAACTTATTTAACTCAATTCCCAGAAATTTTGCAGCGTCGTCCAGATTTCTTAGAAAGAGTTGTGCAGTTTTGCGGTTTAGCCTTAATTACCGCCATTCAAGCCGGACTCCAGCATGACAAAACCTTCGGTAATATCGGAATTTGTATGCTGCAAGTTGCTAAGAGTTTGCTATGTAATCCCCAAGCATCAATAAAAACAATTTTTGGTGTTGAAGCTTTAGAACTCTTACCGTCAAGCGTTTATCAGACAGGACTTAAGCACAAAGGTTAA
- a CDS encoding peptidylprolyl isomerase, giving the protein MAKLLNIAVEDIIDYIKLSCQVPSILDAIATQKIIAETVETLGITVEVEELQKAADSMRVANKLLRAEDTWAWLERYHLSLDDFEEIAKANILSTKLANHLFAEKVEPYFYARQFEYYAAAIYEVIFDDEDLALEIFYALQEGEIGFQEVARQYIENPEIRRAGGYQGIRTRADLRPEIAAAVFAATPPQIIKPIVTPKGVHIIAVEEIIQPELNEQLRLQIIGEFFSNWLQQQVANLEIVAKLPNNYPPSQNLPKPA; this is encoded by the coding sequence ATGGCAAAGCTGTTAAATATTGCTGTGGAAGACATTATTGACTACATCAAATTGTCTTGTCAAGTTCCTAGTATATTAGATGCGATCGCTACTCAAAAAATTATTGCCGAAACAGTCGAAACACTTGGAATTACTGTCGAAGTTGAAGAACTACAAAAAGCCGCAGATAGTATGCGTGTTGCCAATAAACTCCTCAGAGCAGAAGACACTTGGGCTTGGCTAGAAAGATATCATCTGTCTTTAGATGATTTTGAAGAAATTGCCAAAGCCAACATTTTATCTACAAAATTAGCGAATCATTTATTTGCTGAAAAAGTCGAACCATATTTTTATGCTCGTCAATTTGAATATTATGCCGCCGCAATTTATGAAGTCATTTTTGATGATGAAGACTTAGCATTAGAGATATTTTATGCCCTGCAAGAAGGAGAAATTGGTTTTCAAGAAGTTGCTCGTCAATATATCGAAAACCCTGAAATTCGTCGGGCTGGAGGTTATCAAGGAATCCGCACCCGCGCCGATTTAAGACCAGAAATCGCCGCCGCCGTATTTGCTGCGACTCCACCACAAATTATCAAGCCAATTGTCACACCCAAAGGTGTACATATAATTGCTGTTGAGGAGATTATTCAACCGGAATTAAATGAGCAATTACGTTTGCAAATTATCGGCGAGTTTTTTAGTAATTGGTTACAGCAACAAGTTGCAAATTTAGAAATAGTGGCAAAGTTACCAAATAATTATCCACCATCTCAAAATTTACCAAAACCCGCTTAA
- a CDS encoding slipin family protein has translation MWKTFYIKPHEIGILYHRSDFKKILQPGTYTYFGKHWQVKTYDLNQPEAKIDNLELLLRNHSSELQEHLIVVRTGFGQAALVHWGQTWVSIPPNQLRAFWRGFIEVETHLFNLNQSLVLAAEFVQQLRGIALNGIKKFLISEYEIGLLYVQNNFVQPLEPGEYAFWAVDRDVTVRTLSRILPNPDFPLEDVLIERHPEFVAAYCEVVQLQNQQVAIARYQGKVIAILKPCSRKLFWQGVEIEVVDINTEATLPPRLIAELVSGLPETLALSRNFLHICEVPAQHLGLLYINQEFQTQLQPGMHVWWLFGRSLQTEVFDLRQQTLEVSGQDILSKDKVPLRLNLTAGFRIIDPLRAKNGLSDIVGYLYKEAQFALRGAVGERTLDALLEDKGAIDRSISEYIRQKTADYGIEVDSVGVKDIILPGEIKTILSKVVEAEKAAQANVVRRREETAATRSMLNTARVMEDNPVALRLKELEILERIAEKIEKIQVNGSLDSILTELIRINRP, from the coding sequence ATGTGGAAAACTTTTTATATCAAACCTCACGAAATCGGTATTCTATATCACCGTAGTGATTTTAAGAAAATTTTGCAGCCCGGTACTTACACTTATTTTGGTAAGCATTGGCAAGTTAAAACCTATGACCTCAATCAACCAGAGGCGAAGATTGATAACTTAGAACTATTGTTGCGAAATCACAGTTCTGAGTTACAGGAACATCTCATAGTCGTGAGAACTGGTTTTGGTCAAGCGGCTTTAGTCCACTGGGGACAAACTTGGGTGAGTATTCCGCCAAACCAACTCCGGGCTTTTTGGCGTGGTTTTATTGAGGTAGAAACTCATCTATTTAACTTGAATCAAAGTTTAGTTTTAGCTGCGGAGTTTGTTCAACAATTACGCGGAATTGCGTTGAATGGAATCAAGAAATTTCTCATTTCTGAGTATGAGATTGGTTTGCTGTATGTACAGAATAACTTTGTACAGCCGCTAGAACCTGGGGAGTATGCTTTCTGGGCTGTTGATAGAGATGTGACAGTGCGGACTCTCAGCCGGATTTTGCCAAATCCTGATTTTCCTTTAGAGGATGTGCTAATTGAGCGACATCCTGAGTTTGTGGCGGCTTATTGTGAGGTAGTACAATTACAAAATCAACAAGTAGCGATCGCACGTTATCAAGGTAAAGTAATTGCTATCCTCAAACCATGTAGCCGCAAACTATTTTGGCAAGGTGTAGAAATAGAAGTAGTTGACATCAACACCGAGGCAACATTACCACCACGTTTAATTGCTGAATTAGTTTCGGGTTTACCAGAAACTCTGGCTTTGAGTCGCAACTTCTTGCATATTTGCGAAGTACCTGCACAACACCTGGGGTTACTGTATATCAATCAAGAGTTTCAAACTCAACTGCAACCGGGAATGCACGTCTGGTGGCTATTTGGGCGTTCTTTGCAAACCGAAGTTTTTGACCTGCGTCAGCAAACTCTAGAAGTTTCTGGCCAAGACATTTTGTCTAAAGACAAAGTACCATTGCGCTTGAATTTAACGGCTGGTTTTCGCATCATCGACCCTCTGAGAGCCAAAAATGGCTTGTCAGATATTGTTGGTTACTTGTATAAAGAAGCTCAGTTTGCTTTGCGTGGCGCAGTTGGTGAAAGAACCTTAGATGCTTTACTAGAAGATAAAGGCGCAATTGACAGAAGTATTTCTGAATATATCCGTCAAAAAACCGCCGACTATGGAATTGAAGTTGATTCAGTAGGGGTCAAAGATATTATTCTGCCTGGAGAAATTAAAACTATCTTGAGCAAAGTAGTAGAAGCGGAAAAAGCCGCCCAAGCTAACGTAGTGCGTCGGCGTGAAGAAACTGCTGCAACTCGCAGTATGTTAAATACCGCCAGAGTTATGGAAGATAACCCGGTTGCATTGCGGTTGAAAGAATTAGAAATACTAGAGCGAATTGCCGAGAAAATTGAAAAAATTCAAGTTAATGGTAGCTTGGATAGTATCTTGACTGAATTGATTCGGATTAATCGGCCATAA
- the prmA gene encoding 50S ribosomal protein L11 methyltransferase has translation MANTWWELQILCEPELEDSIFWRLEDFGSRGTASERKGNSSLVKAYLPQFQAQLLDLAALALRLRQDALCVGMSAPSLHWQLIDEEDWASSWKQYWQPLEIGDRFLINPAWLPTPENSGRLIILLDPGVAFGTGNHATTQLCLEALEMRLSEVPQSFVGNAEKEPVTIADIGCGSGILSVGAVLLGAEKVYAVDNDPLAVQSTFSNRALNNISPERLIPAEGSVDVLNTIIDKPVDGIVCNILADVIIQLVPEMTAIAKPSTWAIFSGILIEQSKSVADALEKNGWVVAALWKKKEWCCLNARRS, from the coding sequence ATGGCAAACACTTGGTGGGAACTGCAAATTTTATGTGAACCAGAGCTAGAAGATTCTATCTTTTGGCGACTGGAAGATTTTGGTAGCCGGGGAACAGCCAGCGAACGCAAAGGAAATTCCTCCTTAGTTAAGGCTTACTTACCACAATTTCAAGCTCAGTTACTCGATTTGGCAGCATTGGCGCTGCGGTTGCGTCAAGATGCTTTGTGTGTGGGAATGTCTGCACCGAGCTTACATTGGCAGTTAATTGATGAAGAAGATTGGGCGAGTAGCTGGAAGCAATATTGGCAACCCCTGGAAATTGGCGATCGCTTTTTGATTAACCCTGCATGGCTACCAACACCAGAAAACTCAGGACGATTAATCATTCTCCTTGATCCTGGTGTCGCCTTTGGGACAGGAAACCATGCCACAACTCAACTGTGTTTAGAAGCCTTAGAAATGCGCTTGAGTGAAGTCCCGCAATCGTTTGTGGGCAATGCAGAAAAAGAACCAGTCACAATTGCAGATATCGGTTGTGGTTCTGGTATTTTATCTGTCGGTGCAGTTTTGCTAGGAGCCGAAAAAGTTTATGCAGTGGATAATGACCCCTTGGCAGTGCAATCAACCTTTAGTAATCGCGCCCTGAATAACATTAGTCCAGAACGCTTGATTCCCGCCGAAGGCAGTGTAGATGTTTTAAACACAATCATCGACAAGCCAGTAGACGGTATTGTTTGTAATATCTTGGCTGACGTAATTATTCAGTTGGTTCCCGAAATGACTGCGATCGCTAAACCTAGCACTTGGGCAATCTTTAGCGGCATTTTAATCGAACAATCTAAATCCGTAGCCGATGCCTTAGAAAAAAATGGTTGGGTGGTTGCAGCTTTGTGGAAAAAGAAAGAATGGTGCTGTTTAAATGCACGGCGTTCTTGA
- a CDS encoding T3SS effector HopA1 family protein, whose product MQMLDSIATQLAEIPESLQTSLQDIISQIEIESAYCIKHPDYQPLQLPEAAISRFQQLPAALQKKFLSMQLRSFLYGIYYNGSLKSSLAANTGTNTVALNKNLENNTLLGVDVAFYDRLHESNQGDGYWYYNWQVVKENLDNTLAVQKDGLTLHIERSRHLLPQHQSTTVGKYVAVKMPKNLVQNGFYMAVANAGTATNRERLVRVYFNVTPEGAVAVMHTLTTQLNFLEIPFSLKALYNPSDYERYDSAVFYFDKKDYEAIHPVLERVYVECQSYFQPEVPLFTKFMAPGLAIAEEPNRRFAEQESFGTHRCQIIANGLLDAWEQGNDTPAHRLTAIFQQFALSQVELQRPYLNANSADIYIPLSLS is encoded by the coding sequence ATGCAAATGTTAGATTCCATCGCCACTCAACTTGCAGAAATTCCTGAGTCATTGCAGACATCACTACAAGATATTATTTCTCAGATTGAAATTGAGTCTGCTTATTGTATTAAGCATCCAGATTACCAACCATTGCAACTGCCAGAAGCAGCAATTTCTCGTTTTCAGCAATTACCTGCGGCGCTACAAAAGAAATTTTTAAGTATGCAATTGCGAAGTTTTCTTTATGGCATTTATTACAATGGTTCTTTAAAAAGTTCTCTGGCTGCTAATACAGGAACTAACACTGTAGCTTTAAACAAAAATCTAGAAAATAATACTTTGCTTGGTGTTGATGTGGCTTTTTACGATCGCCTGCACGAAAGTAATCAAGGCGATGGCTATTGGTATTACAATTGGCAGGTAGTCAAAGAAAATCTTGATAACACTTTGGCAGTCCAGAAAGATGGTTTAACTCTGCATATTGAACGCAGTCGTCATCTATTACCCCAACATCAATCTACAACTGTGGGTAAGTATGTTGCGGTCAAAATGCCCAAAAATTTGGTACAAAATGGATTTTATATGGCGGTGGCGAACGCTGGAACGGCGACAAATCGGGAAAGATTGGTGCGTGTTTACTTTAATGTCACTCCCGAAGGTGCGGTTGCAGTTATGCACACCTTGACTACGCAACTCAATTTTCTAGAGATTCCTTTCTCATTGAAAGCCTTATACAATCCTTCCGATTACGAACGTTACGATTCCGCAGTATTTTACTTTGATAAAAAGGATTATGAGGCAATTCATCCAGTGTTAGAAAGGGTGTATGTCGAATGTCAGTCTTATTTTCAGCCGGAAGTCCCTTTATTTACTAAGTTTATGGCACCGGGGTTAGCGATCGCGGAAGAACCAAACCGCAGATTTGCTGAACAAGAAAGTTTTGGGACACATCGTTGTCAAATTATTGCTAATGGTTTACTGGATGCTTGGGAGCAAGGCAATGATACACCCGCCCATCGCCTCACAGCAATTTTCCAACAATTTGCCTTATCCCAAGTAGAATTACAACGCCCTTATTTGAATGCTAATTCTGCGGATATCTATATACCTTTATCTTTATCATAA
- a CDS encoding HlyD family efflux transporter periplasmic adaptor subunit, which translates to MPNSYPDFSSTLTQPKQDELRQFDNSDVVVDESIKTTEINDWYYGTEELLDALPKLWTRSMLYLLVAFAAIVIPWTMLAKVDETGSARGRLEPKGATQKLGVPVTGAVKAVNVQEGATVKAGQVLMQLDSDVLQTDLQQTQTKLEGLNTRLSQLELLKNQLMLAINIQEQQNQAQALEKVAQVNQAQQNLDAKISSYNLQRLEKLATVEQARQKINSTRIDQKLAHSRFNRDVAEVDRYRQLLNEGAIAQVKVVELEKIAEESQRLREQASAELTQSELSLKEEVSRYQSIMSQAWADIQQAKLRLEEQQSSYQGVVQAGRLALLKSQEQLKDMQNQITSLQSEISQTKSQITSFKLQLEQRVVRSPIDGTIFELPVTKPGPVVEAGQIVAQIAPKNSELIIKAQMPSQQSGFLKVGMPVKVKFDAYPFQDYGVIQGRVHWISPSSKIQTDSEGKATIETYELDIVLDKTYIQAGDKRIILTPGQTANAEVIIRQRRVIDFILDPFKKLQKGGLEL; encoded by the coding sequence ATGCCAAATTCTTATCCCGATTTCTCATCCACACTTACTCAACCAAAGCAGGATGAACTTCGCCAGTTTGATAACTCTGATGTAGTTGTCGATGAATCAATCAAGACAACTGAAATTAATGATTGGTATTACGGTACAGAAGAACTGCTAGATGCCTTACCCAAGCTCTGGACACGTTCAATGCTGTACCTGCTAGTCGCCTTTGCTGCTATTGTGATCCCTTGGACAATGCTCGCTAAAGTAGACGAAACAGGCTCTGCTAGAGGGCGTTTAGAACCCAAAGGTGCAACGCAAAAATTGGGCGTTCCGGTTACAGGTGCAGTCAAAGCCGTCAATGTCCAAGAAGGCGCGACGGTGAAAGCTGGACAGGTTTTGATGCAGTTAGATTCGGATGTTTTGCAAACAGATTTGCAACAAACACAAACAAAGTTAGAAGGGTTAAACACTCGGCTATCACAGTTGGAATTACTCAAAAATCAACTGATGCTGGCGATTAATATTCAAGAACAACAAAACCAAGCTCAAGCTTTAGAAAAAGTTGCCCAAGTTAACCAAGCACAACAAAATTTAGATGCCAAAATCAGCAGTTATAACCTGCAAAGATTAGAAAAACTCGCCACTGTTGAACAGGCTAGACAGAAAATTAATTCCACACGGATTGACCAAAAATTAGCGCATAGTCGTTTTAATCGAGATGTAGCAGAAGTTGACCGCTATCGTCAACTTTTAAACGAAGGTGCGATCGCGCAAGTTAAAGTAGTGGAATTAGAAAAAATTGCCGAAGAAAGTCAACGCTTGCGAGAACAAGCCAGCGCCGAACTCACCCAATCAGAATTAAGTTTAAAGGAGGAAGTTAGCCGCTATCAATCCATCATGAGCCAAGCTTGGGCAGATATTCAGCAAGCAAAACTGCGCCTAGAAGAACAGCAAAGTAGCTATCAAGGCGTAGTGCAAGCCGGAAGACTGGCGCTGCTGAAAAGCCAAGAACAACTCAAAGATATGCAGAACCAAATCACTTCCCTGCAATCGGAAATTTCCCAAACCAAGAGTCAGATTACCTCATTTAAACTGCAACTAGAACAGCGTGTAGTGCGATCGCCAATTGATGGCACAATCTTTGAATTACCAGTCACAAAACCAGGCCCCGTAGTCGAAGCTGGACAAATCGTCGCCCAAATTGCACCTAAGAATAGTGAGTTGATTATCAAAGCCCAAATGCCCAGCCAACAAAGTGGCTTCTTGAAAGTTGGTATGCCTGTCAAAGTCAAATTTGATGCCTATCCCTTCCAGGATTATGGAGTTATTCAAGGGCGCGTTCATTGGATTTCACCAAGCTCGAAAATTCAAACTGATAGTGAAGGCAAAGCCACTATCGAAACCTATGAATTGGATATTGTTTTAGATAAAACCTATATCCAAGCTGGTGATAAACGCATTATATTAACACCAGGTCAAACAGCAAATGCTGAAGTAATTATTCGTCAACGTCGTGTCATCGATTTTATCTTAGATCCATTTAAGAAATTGCAAAAAGGCGGATTAGAACTGTAA